The DNA sequence GTGGGCCTTCGCCCCGGCGCCTACCTGTTGGCGAAAGTCGTGGTCTTCTTTGTCGTCTCCGTGCTGCAGTGTGCGGTGATGGTCGCAATCACGTACGCGGGCAAGGGGACTCCCGGGTCTGGCCTGTTCACCGCCGGTGCCCTCGAATTGTTCGTCGCCATCGCCTTCTTGGGATGCGTCAGCACACTGATCGGACTCGCCATCTCGGCGGCGGTCCGGTCGAGTGAACAGACGATGCCACCACTCGTGGTGGTGGTGATGGTGCAACTCGTCTTCTGCGGCGGGTTGTTCCCCCTCGCCGGGCGGGTCGGCCTCGAGCAGTTGTCGTGGATCTTCCCGGCCCGGTGGGGGTACGCCGCTGCCGCGAATGCCGTTGACCTGCGCGCTGTCTCACCGTCCTCGCCGTCCACACAAAAAGAGACCATCTGGGACCAGACGGTTGCCAACGCCGCCCTCGCCTACGGCGCGATGACGGTGATCGCGTTGATCCTGGCCTGGTTCACCTACCGCCGCCTGGTCTTGAAGAAGAAGTCCCTGTCTTGAAGACCAAGTCTCTCCAGCCGACGCCGGCCTTGCGGCCTAATCGGCGAAGGCCACCTTCGCGAGTTCGGCAGTGTTGGTCAGCAAGGGATGGGTGGGCATCACTCGTACGGTGTATCCCACCGGTCCGGTCATCGGAAGCGGCACGGCGACCTCGAAGATCGTCGAATCGTCGGACAGATTGCCACCGGAGCTCACCGACATCGTCGTGGTGACAACCTCCGACAAGTTCTCCTCCTCATCGACCCGACCCACCACGGCCTGGACCAGCACCTGTTCCGGACTCAGACCGGCGAGGTCGACATGGGCGGTGATCGTCATGGTCGAGCCGAGCAGGGGAGTGTCGGGCAGACCGGCTGTGTCGACGTGGCGCACCCTCACCGAAGGCCAGGCCTCGTCCACCTGCGCCCGGAATCCGGACAGTTCGCGGGCCCCGGCGAAGTCGTTGTCCGACACCGCGTGGCCAGAGATGGCCGCCGGCGCGTAGAACTGCTCGGCGTAGTCGCGGACCATGCGCGAGGCCAGGACCTGTGGCCCCAGGGTATGCAACGTGTGGCGAACCATCTCCACCCATCGGGTCGGAACCCCGTCTGGCCCCACGTCGTAGAACTTGGGCACCACCACGTTCTCGAGCAACTCGTACAGTGCGGCTGCCTCGAGATCGTCGCGCCGGACTTCGTCGGTGACGCCGTCCGCTGTCGGGATGGCCCATCCGTTCTCGTTGTCGGACATCTCATCCCACCATCCGTCGAGGATGGACAGGTTCAACCCACCGTTGAGTGCCGACTTCATGCCAGAGGTACCGCACGCCTCCATCGGCCGTAGCGGATTGTTCAGCCACACATCGCATCCGCCGTACAGGTATCGAGCCATCGACATGTCGTAGTCAGGCAAGAACACGATCCGGTGCCGCACATCGTTGGCGTCGGCGAAGCGAACGATCTTCTGGATGAGTGCCTTGCCGCCTTCGTCGGCCGGATGGGCCTTGCCCGCCACCACCAGTTGCACCGGACGTTCTTTGTCGAGCAACAGCGCTTTGAGGCGATCGGTGTCGCGCAGCATCAGGGTGAGCCGCTTGTATGTCGCCGCCCGTCGGGCGAAACCGATGGTCAGCACTCGCGCGGAGAACACGCCGGCAGTCCAGCCCAGCTCGGCGGCCGAGTAGCCGCGCTCGAGGCCCGACTTGCGCAGGCGCCTGCGGACCTCGGCGATCAACTCGGTGCGCAGTTCATTTCTGGTCTTCCAGATCTGCTCTGCCGGAACATCTTTCATCGCGGCAAGTGCGTCGATCTCGGTGAGACCGCCTGACTGGCCGTCAGTGGCCAATTCCGCCCAACGCCGCGACGACCACGTGGGTGCGTGTACCCCGTTGGTCACCGATCCGATGGGTACCTGGGCCGCGTCGAAGCCTGGCCACAGTGGACCGAACATCTCGCGACTGACCGCCCCGTGGAGTTTGGACACACCGTTGGTGCGCTGGCCCAGCCGTAAACCCATGTGCGCCATGTTGAACACGGTCGGGTCTTTCTCCCGGCCGAGTTCGAGGATCCTCGCCAGCTCGATCCCGGGCAGCAACGTCGACTGCCCGCCGTCGTCGCCGAAGTAGCGGCGCACCATGTCGATCGGGAACCGGTCGATTCCGGCCGGAACCGGTGTGTGCGTGGTGAACACGGTCGATGCACGCACCGCGGTGAGGGCCGTGTCGAAGTCGAGCCCGGCGCCGGCCGGACCCACCAGCTCACGAATCCGCTCGGCGCCCAGGAAACCCGCGTGCCCCTCGTTCATGTGGAAGACGTCGGGGTCGGGCAGGGCGTTGATCCGGGTGTACTCCCGCACCGCGCGCACTCCACCGACACCGGCAAGGATTTCCTGGTTGATCCGGTGTTCCTGATCGCCTCCGTAGAGCCGGTCGGTGATCATCCGGAGATCCGTGTCGTTGTCGGGGATGTCGGAATCCAGGAGCAGTAGGGGGATTCGACCCACGTCGGCAATCCAGACCTTGGCGTGCAACACGCGGTTGTCGGGCATCAGAACCCGCACCGTCACCGGATTGCCCTCGGCGTCGAGCACCGCTCGCACAGGCAGGCCTTGGGGATCGAGATTCGGGTAGCGCTCGGTCTGCCATCCGTCCGACGTCAGCGACTGACGGAAATATCCGTAGCGGTAGAGCAGTCCTACCCCGATCAGCGGCAAGCCCAGGTCAGAGGCGGCTTTGAGGTGGTCGCCCGCGAGGATGCCGAGACCACCGGAGTAGATCGGCAGCACTTCCGACACACCGAACTCCATCGAGAAGTAGGCGATCGAGCGAGGGAATCGATTGCCCGAGGCCACCTGCTCCTGGAACCAGCGAGGTCGGTTCAGATAGTTCTGCAGATCGGACGCCAAGTCGTCCAAGCGGCGAAGAAAACCGTCGTCGGCAGCAAGTGCGGACAGCCGCTGCGGTCCGACATCGGCCAGCAGCCGCACCGGATCCTTGCCGGTCGCCCACAGATCCGCATCGATCGATGCGAACAGATCTTGGGTGGCCGGGTGCCACGACCATCGAAGGTTGGTCGACAATTCGGCGAGGGCTGAAAGGGGCTCTGGGAGGTGGGCGCGGACGGTGAAGTGGCGCAGTGCTTTCACCGAGCAAACCCTACCCACGCGACAGCGGGTTCGCGACCCCCGAAAACTTGTGTACATCAGCTCGTCATCGGACGGCCGGACAATTCGGCGGGAGCGCTCGGCATGGGCCCTGCCACCCCCGGCTACGCTCGGGGAATGCAGCGAATTATCGGAACCGAAGTCGAG is a window from the Williamsia sp. DF01-3 genome containing:
- the glgP gene encoding alpha-glucan family phosphorylase; translated protein: MKALRHFTVRAHLPEPLSALAELSTNLRWSWHPATQDLFASIDADLWATGKDPVRLLADVGPQRLSALAADDGFLRRLDDLASDLQNYLNRPRWFQEQVASGNRFPRSIAYFSMEFGVSEVLPIYSGGLGILAGDHLKAASDLGLPLIGVGLLYRYGYFRQSLTSDGWQTERYPNLDPQGLPVRAVLDAEGNPVTVRVLMPDNRVLHAKVWIADVGRIPLLLLDSDIPDNDTDLRMITDRLYGGDQEHRINQEILAGVGGVRAVREYTRINALPDPDVFHMNEGHAGFLGAERIRELVGPAGAGLDFDTALTAVRASTVFTTHTPVPAGIDRFPIDMVRRYFGDDGGQSTLLPGIELARILELGREKDPTVFNMAHMGLRLGQRTNGVSKLHGAVSREMFGPLWPGFDAAQVPIGSVTNGVHAPTWSSRRWAELATDGQSGGLTEIDALAAMKDVPAEQIWKTRNELRTELIAEVRRRLRKSGLERGYSAAELGWTAGVFSARVLTIGFARRAATYKRLTLMLRDTDRLKALLLDKERPVQLVVAGKAHPADEGGKALIQKIVRFADANDVRHRIVFLPDYDMSMARYLYGGCDVWLNNPLRPMEACGTSGMKSALNGGLNLSILDGWWDEMSDNENGWAIPTADGVTDEVRRDDLEAAALYELLENVVVPKFYDVGPDGVPTRWVEMVRHTLHTLGPQVLASRMVRDYAEQFYAPAAISGHAVSDNDFAGARELSGFRAQVDEAWPSVRVRHVDTAGLPDTPLLGSTMTITAHVDLAGLSPEQVLVQAVVGRVDEEENLSEVVTTTMSVSSGGNLSDDSTIFEVAVPLPMTGPVGYTVRVMPTHPLLTNTAELAKVAFAD